Within Romboutsia sp. CE17, the genomic segment GCTCTATATCATTAACTATGTTTAATTCTTTTTTATATTTTTCAAACTCTGACTCTGAAAGATACTCTAATAATGTTTCTTTTTCTGTATCTAATATATAGTACATATCTTTATTAGTCTTAGCTAATATATACCTATTATCTTGTCCTATTTTTTCTACTGACTCTGAGTTATACTCATCTTCTTTATCCTCATAATATGGAGGTATTATAGGAGCTTTTCCTGTTGTATCTTTAGTATCTTCTTTGAATATCTTTACATTATTAGCAGACATTCTAACAGCATGGTAATCATTTATTAATTTTATTTCATAATCTGATGCTCCTGCACATCCAGTTATTGTTAACATTAATAAAGCGATATTTAAAATACATATAAGTTTCTTCATTATATTCTTCCCCCTTTATTTGATTAGTTAATTTATCAGTGACTTTACACATATTGATCTATGTATATTATAATCTACACGATAAGTATACACTAAGTTACTCTAGATAATTAGATAATCATTTGCAAAACAATTTATTATCTACTCGGTAGTAATTCTTATAACTGCTTATAAGTCTATGCTAAAATATCTGGTTAGTGATGAATTACCTCAAAATATAATAAGTATGAAATAGGGAGTCAGTAAATATGACTCCCTTATCTTCAAAAAATTTTTACTTATTATACTAAAATTTAATTTTCTATCTTTAATAGAATTATAAAACATTATAACGATCTTTATAATCATTTTTTACATTTTTAATACTATTTAAAATAACATAACTCTAAAACCAAAATATAACTGAATCATAAAATTACCTAGTTTTAATACCATCTAAAATAACATAACTCTAAAACTAAGTGGAGTAGTTGTTGCGGCTGCTCCATGTTTTAATACCATCTAAAATAACATAACTCTAAAACAATAGTACCTATGGTATTTTAAAAGACCAAGTTTTAATACCATCTAAAATAACATAACTCTAAAACAAGAAACCCCTTCACTTACTGAAAACGCTAGTTTTAATACCATCTAAAATAACATAACTCTAAAACTATTGCTTCTTTTTCTTTATGCTTAGCTTTGTTTTAATACCATCTAAAATAACATAACTCTAAAACTCCAAACTATAATGGATTATACTTTAACGCGTTTTAATACCATCTAAAATAACATAACTCTAAAACCGTGACTAAACGGCATTCCTGTTTTCATAGGTTTTAATACCATCTAAAATAACATAACTCTAAAACTAACCCTTCCATTAATATTACCGCTTGAATGTTTTAATACCATCTAAAATAACATAACTCTAAAACAATCTCCTTTTATATTAATTAAATGAATTTGTTTTAATACCATCTAAAATAACATAACTCTAAAACTACAGTCATAGATTCATTATCTATACTAAAGTTTTAATACCATCTAAAATAACATAACTCTAAAACGTAATTCATAATCAAGAATAGATATAGTTAGTTTTAATACCATCTAAAATAACATAACTCTAAAACTCAAACTTAATATACATTAATTTATTTTATAATGCAATCAAACTAGATTTATAGAAAAGACACATAACAAATCCCTGCTATAATAGACAATATTTTTATTTTTTTAATACAAATTCATCAAAGTCAGTATCTATATATAGTTTACTCTCATATTCAAGTAATTCACTTTCATCACTATAATCAATTAATAATAATTTTATATCTCTATGTAATGCTGATTTATATATTTCTATTATTTCCTCATCACTAAAAAATGATTTTACATTGATTAAAGCTATAACTTTATATAATTTAAATAATGATACTAAATCAAATAAGCAAATTAAATTATCTAATGGATTATCATAGTAATATTCATTAAACTTAAGTCCTATACATTTGAGTAGCTCTGATATCTTTATCTCTCTTTTATATTCTAACTCAAAATCATAAAAAGATAAAGTTTCATGTAAGTTTCTAAATATGTTCTCTAAATTAATAAGTAAGTTTTCTTCTCCATGCTCATAATTATACTGTATTTCTATCTCCTTGTATAAAGATTTTATGATTTTATTAGAATTTATATCAATATTATAAAAATCATTTACTACCAATATATTTTTAGATATTTCTAATCTATTATCATTTTCTAATAAGACTATCTCGTTACCTTCCTCTATATTTTTGCTATACTTGTTTACTATGTATGTAATCTTTTTAAATAGCTCTTTTTCTGAAATTTCTAGTACATTTATATACCTTTCATCAAATACAATTAAATTTTCAAAACCTGCAAACCTCAAAGTAATCAAAATACCACCAACCTATTAGTATTGTCCAATACCTTATTTTGACTATTTCCTACAACATATTCTATACCTGCAAACTGTTTTTCTGTAATAACCATCATTTGTATAATGCCATTAGGTGCTTTATGCTTTCTTACTCTATCTTGTATAAGCTTTGCTGTAGTAGAGTTTAATGCTATTTTACTATAAACAGATTCTTGCATCATTATAAAACCTTCATTAAGTAAAAATTTCCTAAATTTAGTATAGCTTTTACGTTCCTCATAAGTTGTACTTGGCAAATCAAAAAATACAATAACTCTCATATACCTGTAACTCATAGCACCTCCACCTTTAAAATCTGTTCTATATCATTAGATTCTAATGCCTTTATAATACTATTCAGATATAGTGATATAGCATTTGATAAGTAGTAGTTTCCATTATTTATTTTTACCTTAATATTTAGTATATCAACTAATTTAAGCTTAAAATCTTTATCAAAATAGCATTTTCTATTCATATAGACAACATCATCAACTACTGGTCTAAATGGCTCCATTAAATCTGATGATAAATTGAAATAATTAAATTCATTTTTATGATGTATACCAAGTTGAGTTAAATATCCATTAGCTACTATTTCCTTATTAAAACTAGATAATAAAATAGAGTAGCCATAATCTAAAGCTGAATTTATATCACAGCTACTATCTCTATTAAAGTCTGTCCCAAATAAACTATTAAAATAAACCTTTGCACTATGCCCTTCTCTGTTGGTTCTATCACCAAATTCAACTTGCTGTGAATATTCTAATAATTTATCCCAGTTTTCTTTTCCATGTTTTTTTAATATATAGCTTTGATTATTTATTTTATGTTTTATTACCTGTGTCCAAACTTCATCTTTTATATTATCTGCCCATTTTATTTGTGTCATTATTTTTTTACTAGTATTATGCGATCCATAATACTGTACCAATTCCCCTTTAGGATTATGTCTTTCATCACAAAATACTACCTTTATCTTTCTATCCATCAATTCACACATCAAAGTGCTAGTAATAGATACAAGTGTTGTATCTATTACTATTGTATTTATTTCTGATAAATGTACCATATTTAAATTTTCATTTCTTACTATCATATAGTTATTTTTATAACTTAATTTACATTTATTAGATATTACTATAGTTCTCCAACTCATAACTTAGTATCTTTCCTCTCTTACAAAAAGCCCTGTTATTGATGGATATATAAATGTAGTATCTTCTATATTCATATTTCTATTATTTAATTTTCCAAGTTCTTTTGACTCTTTAATTAATCTCATATCTCCCTTTTGAGCATTAGCTTTAGTTAGTTTTAATAATTCTTTGATTAGTTTAACTTTATCATCCATAGAAAAATTTATAAACATATCCCTTTTATTTTTTATTTTTTTTACTATGTTAGAGTATATATAGTAATGAGATTCTATCTTTTCTATAATACTGTCGTATACGTATATTAACTGTTCCTCTTGAACTTCTTTATTATATTTCTCACTAGTCATCTTATAAATTATTTCTTCTGATTTACTATCTAATAAGAGCTGTTTTGCATTGTGCCATTCACTAGGTGATGCTAAGTAAAAAATTCCTTTTTCATTTTTAAATAACTGATATTTAAATATTTTTCCTTTAATTATATTTACATCTTCTAAGTTTTGTACTTTTTCAAAATACTCTTTTAGCTTTTCTTTTGAATTACCTATGCCATTACTATATCTTATAGGAACTCCAATTAAAGCTTTAACTCTTTTGTTGTCTTTTTTGTATTCTATTATTGATGAATATGCAATATTTTCACTAGTATAATATCCATATTTACTGACATCTAAATTAGATTTTATAGGAATAGGATTTTTTACTATTTTACTACCATCTAACTTTGGGTAAATAGTAACGTTAAATAATTCTCCTTTATTTTCACAAACTCTCTTTGTAATACTGCAATCTTTATAATTTAATTGTTTCTTTATTTTATTTATAGATTTATTTTCTACCCAAATTTCCTTACCATTTTTTTTAAAAGTATTATTCATTGAACCTATAATAAACCCATATTTATTTGTTCTATTGTTATTAGAAAACTTATACTTTTTATATTCACCATACACAACTTCTTTTTCTAAACTTGGAAATCTATTTAATATATAATTTCCTATTACACTTACAATAAAAGCATCTTTAGCATGGTGATAGTCATTTATTTCTCTATTTTTATATATGTCAAACTGCTTTCTAAAATCATCTACTAAATTAGCTTTGATCGGTACTATTTTTGTTCCTTCTTTTTCATAACAGTTTATCAATATATTTGTTACATGT encodes:
- a CDS encoding DUF3997 domain-containing protein, whose translation is MKKLICILNIALLMLTITGCAGASDYEIKLINDYHAVRMSANNVKIFKEDTKDTTGKAPIIPPYYEDKEDEYNSESVEKIGQDNRYILAKTNKDMYYILDTEKETLLEYLSESEFEKYKKELNIVNDIELKSLDEYEKIR
- the csn2 gene encoding type II-A CRISPR-associated protein Csn2, producing MITLRFAGFENLIVFDERYINVLEISEKELFKKITYIVNKYSKNIEEGNEIVLLENDNRLEISKNILVVNDFYNIDINSNKIIKSLYKEIEIQYNYEHGEENLLINLENIFRNLHETLSFYDFELEYKREIKISELLKCIGLKFNEYYYDNPLDNLICLFDLVSLFKLYKVIALINVKSFFSDEEIIEIYKSALHRDIKLLLIDYSDESELLEYESKLYIDTDFDEFVLKK
- the cas2 gene encoding CRISPR-associated endonuclease Cas2; translation: MSYRYMRVIVFFDLPSTTYEERKSYTKFRKFLLNEGFIMMQESVYSKIALNSTTAKLIQDRVRKHKAPNGIIQMMVITEKQFAGIEYVVGNSQNKVLDNTNRLVVF
- the cas1 gene encoding type II CRISPR-associated endonuclease Cas1 codes for the protein MSWRTIVISNKCKLSYKNNYMIVRNENLNMVHLSEINTIVIDTTLVSITSTLMCELMDRKIKVVFCDERHNPKGELVQYYGSHNTSKKIMTQIKWADNIKDEVWTQVIKHKINNQSYILKKHGKENWDKLLEYSQQVEFGDRTNREGHSAKVYFNSLFGTDFNRDSSCDINSALDYGYSILLSSFNKEIVANGYLTQLGIHHKNEFNYFNLSSDLMEPFRPVVDDVVYMNRKCYFDKDFKLKLVDILNIKVKINNGNYYLSNAISLYLNSIIKALESNDIEQILKVEVL